A genomic segment from Acipenser ruthenus chromosome 5, fAciRut3.2 maternal haplotype, whole genome shotgun sequence encodes:
- the LOC117402780 gene encoding UI-like: MKTTLLVLLTVSILLVSHIPPSVCRPMGTNTFNRHGYRLQDHHVLVNAGDNAMSYLVGEKLLRYLEKNPRFQKNLSQLPPDNVQFVKTLSTKGLAHPAYNIQVVDGGEPSREEVISLKDLSELSKRAEDPPISIDLTFHLLRNMIEMARIENQKEQAGLNRKYLNEVGK, translated from the coding sequence ATGAAGACAactcttttggttttgctaacaGTCAGTATATTACTTGTGTCTCATATTCCACCCAGTGTCTGCCGTCCTATGGGCACGAACACCTTTAACCGTCATGGTTACAGGCTCCAGGACCACCACGTCTTGGTAAATGCTGGTGATAATGCTATGTCCTACCTCGTGGGAGAAAAGCTGCTTAGGTATTTGGAAAAAAACCCTAGATTTCAGAAAAACCTCTCTCAACTACCTCCCGACAACGTTCAGTTTGTGAAAACGCTGTCCACAAAAGGCTTGGCTCATCCCGCGTACAACATACAGGTGGTCGACGGAGGGGAGCCCTCGAGGGAGGAGGTCATCAGCCTCAAAGACTTATCAGAGCTCTCGAAGAGGGCCGAAGACCCTCCCATCTCTATCGATCTCACATTCCACCTCTTGAGAAACATGATCGAGATGGCAAGGATCGAAAATCAGAAGGAACAGGCGGGTCTGAACCGCAAATATTTGAATGAGGTTGGCAAATGA